A DNA window from Cloacibacillus sp. An23 contains the following coding sequences:
- a CDS encoding citrate lyase subunit alpha, which translates to ELAARARKMSGPTDPVATTDRIIGVVEWRDGTVIDVVRQLKK; encoded by the coding sequence GAGCTTGCCGCGCGCGCGAGGAAAATGTCCGGCCCGACAGACCCCGTAGCGACGACCGACAGAATAATCGGCGTCGTCGAATGGCGCGACGGCACCGTCATCGATGTCGTGAGACAGCTCAAAAAGTAA
- a CDS encoding transposase, whose protein sequence is MAKKYTAEERCEALKLAGEIGAASAARRLGINVDTMYSWRTREKEQAAVLDAAIGGRSEADLVKENKELMEQLRQARQDVEILKEALGFFAKSRRP, encoded by the coding sequence ATGGCAAAAAAGTATACAGCAGAGGAGCGCTGTGAGGCGCTGAAACTGGCGGGAGAGATCGGTGCAGCATCAGCGGCGAGGAGGCTTGGTATCAACGTGGATACTATGTACAGCTGGCGGACTCGGGAGAAAGAACAGGCCGCCGTACTGGATGCCGCCATAGGAGGCCGGAGCGAAGCCGATCTTGTCAAGGAGAATAAAGAGCTCATGGAGCAGCTGAGGCAGGCGCGGCAGGATGTGGAGATCCTCAAGGAGGCGCTTGGTTTTTTCGCCAAGAGCCGGAGGCCGTAA
- a CDS encoding IS3 family transposase: MGRWPTAVMCRALGVSEQGYYRSLRRPEKGRHDRRLLQQIYECLREDEENGDNYGVRRITAWLRLHRGYTGGSLRIYGICHEHGLVLRPKRSSKGVTKADRQAEKSENLIKRDFTASKLNTKLLTDITEIPCRGGKLYLAAVLDCFDGSIQGLHMDDNMRAGLCEQALENVCRSNDVAGALIHSDRGSQFTGHTFRAALTRHKLIQSMSGVGRCYDNARMESFFATLKKEKLYRIDTAMMEREEVKSVVFRYIHYYNLRRISSITGGLPPLVFRERFMRSTCQEAA; encoded by the coding sequence CTGGGCCGGTGGCCTACGGCAGTAATGTGCCGGGCGCTTGGCGTCAGCGAACAGGGATACTACCGCTCCCTCCGGCGGCCGGAAAAGGGCCGGCATGATAGGCGGCTCTTACAGCAGATATATGAGTGCCTTCGCGAGGATGAAGAGAACGGCGACAACTACGGCGTCAGGCGTATCACCGCCTGGCTCAGGCTGCACCGAGGCTATACCGGCGGCAGCCTGAGGATATACGGCATTTGCCATGAGCACGGCCTGGTCCTACGTCCCAAACGCAGCTCCAAGGGGGTCACGAAAGCCGACAGGCAGGCTGAAAAGTCTGAAAACCTCATCAAACGCGATTTCACGGCCTCAAAACTGAACACAAAGCTTCTGACAGACATCACAGAGATCCCGTGCCGCGGCGGAAAACTCTACCTCGCAGCGGTATTGGACTGCTTCGACGGCAGCATACAAGGCCTTCACATGGACGACAACATGAGGGCCGGGCTATGCGAACAAGCCCTGGAAAACGTCTGCCGCAGCAACGACGTGGCAGGGGCACTCATCCATTCCGACCGTGGCAGCCAATTCACCGGCCATACATTCCGCGCAGCCCTTACGCGTCACAAACTCATCCAGAGCATGAGCGGCGTCGGCCGCTGCTATGACAACGCCAGAATGGAGAGCTTCTTCGCCACGCTGAAAAAAGAGAAACTTTATCGAATTGATACAGCCATGATGGAACGTGAAGAAGTGAAGAGCGTGGTATTCCGCTATATCCATTACTACAACCTGCGCCGCATTTCATCCATCACCGGAGGCCTGCCCCCGCTGGTGTTCAGAGAGCGGTTTATGCGCTCGACCTGCCAGGAAGCAGCGTAG